In a single window of the Micromonospora sp. WMMD1155 genome:
- a CDS encoding LuxR family transcriptional regulator, which produces MASDVDTAPLVGRAELVRSVRSALLGDAAHGQTAAVFLTGESGVGKTRLLGEIGDRLRDQGAVVLTGSCLDIGDASPLHPLLQALRRYDADLSAARARSSSAVRGLLQMVADETAGPDGAGALLERVSRGLHLIAEGRPLVLILDDLQWVDRSTRQLLLYLLAGLGDLQLSVLAAVRAESLQGAHPLRRVLTELRRLRTVRVLDLAPLGRAETEELAAAVVGRALSGDAAEQVWQRSGGNPFVIEELARDLRDGRDGLSETLREIFLDRVDALPQHAHAVVHAVAAGVEPVQHWLLAEVLRLPEDELIDAARAAVAHRLLVGADDGYRLRHRLVAEVLAHELLPAERSGLHRRYAEALTSAPGELHQARLAHHWRLAGDPARALPAAVAAAQEAERLGGYAEAHRHWSVALQLAADSGPLAVDRVELLGNAAEAAHHSGEHARALALLEELATLQGGEPSCALHIRRARYLAAAGRSALAEEEYQRALKAADCSPRDRAAAAARLAELLLHLGRYADAGDRAREALALAENVEGSVTEVVLASSALGFSDAFLEDPDAGLAVMRDALDTAERAGRPEDVACAYLHLAELLTGPLNILEEGVVVARRGAERVAELGLGRTWGTRLLAIAINGLFRVGQWAEAEKVVAVALRQRPSGADAVELLLARCRLSVGYGDIEAAGRDLDAVATLLAGGGARHVIPLLTLRSGLAMWEGRHDVARLAVQRGLTESRSDDVMILSALVWHGLRAEAEAHASRTLEVDPTAVRRLRDVADRMARKSAGAARPVRSVVEGFLALCAAEVSRLDGSDPELWATSVAEWDRRNHPYPAAYSRLRQAEALLARRSRLATAGKLLREAYEVAQGLGAVPLTSEIRELAGRARVSLEESDTTAGATRGAPAQASDDELAALTAREREVLALVAEGLTNKEIGQRLFISERTIGVHVSHIFDKLQVRTRVQASAIQLRNHRG; this is translated from the coding sequence ATGGCCAGCGATGTGGACACCGCACCGCTCGTGGGTCGGGCTGAGCTGGTGCGGTCGGTTCGGTCCGCGTTGCTCGGTGACGCGGCGCACGGGCAGACCGCCGCCGTCTTCCTGACCGGTGAGAGTGGTGTGGGCAAGACCCGGCTGCTGGGTGAGATCGGTGACCGGCTGCGTGACCAGGGCGCCGTGGTGCTCACCGGCAGCTGTCTGGACATCGGCGACGCCTCCCCGCTGCACCCGCTGTTGCAGGCGCTCCGCCGCTACGACGCGGACCTGTCCGCCGCCCGCGCGCGCAGCTCCTCGGCGGTGCGGGGGCTGTTGCAGATGGTCGCCGACGAGACCGCCGGCCCGGACGGCGCGGGCGCGTTGCTGGAGCGGGTGTCGCGTGGGCTGCACCTGATCGCCGAGGGCAGACCGTTGGTGTTGATCCTCGACGATCTCCAGTGGGTCGACCGCAGCACCCGGCAACTGCTGCTCTACCTGTTGGCCGGTCTGGGCGACCTCCAGCTCTCGGTGCTGGCGGCGGTGCGCGCCGAGTCGTTGCAGGGTGCGCACCCACTGCGCCGGGTGCTCACCGAGCTGCGTCGTCTGCGGACGGTGCGGGTGCTCGACCTGGCGCCGCTGGGCCGGGCCGAGACGGAGGAGCTCGCCGCCGCGGTGGTCGGCCGCGCCCTGTCCGGGGACGCCGCCGAGCAGGTGTGGCAGCGCAGCGGTGGCAACCCGTTCGTCATCGAGGAGTTGGCCCGCGACCTGCGTGACGGCCGCGACGGCCTGTCCGAGACGCTGCGGGAGATCTTCCTCGACCGGGTCGACGCGCTGCCGCAGCACGCGCACGCGGTGGTGCACGCGGTGGCCGCCGGCGTCGAGCCGGTGCAGCACTGGCTGCTGGCCGAGGTGCTGCGCTTGCCCGAGGACGAGCTGATCGACGCGGCCCGCGCGGCGGTGGCACACCGGCTGCTGGTCGGCGCGGACGACGGCTACCGGCTGCGGCACCGCCTCGTCGCCGAGGTGCTGGCGCACGAGTTGCTGCCGGCCGAGCGTTCCGGGCTGCACCGCCGCTACGCCGAGGCGCTGACCTCGGCGCCCGGTGAGCTGCACCAGGCCCGACTGGCACACCACTGGCGGCTGGCCGGTGACCCGGCGCGCGCCCTACCGGCGGCGGTGGCCGCCGCGCAGGAGGCCGAGCGGCTGGGCGGCTACGCCGAGGCGCACCGCCACTGGTCGGTGGCGTTGCAGCTCGCCGCCGACTCGGGCCCTCTCGCGGTGGACCGCGTCGAGCTGCTCGGGAACGCCGCCGAGGCCGCCCACCACAGTGGGGAGCACGCCCGCGCGTTGGCCCTACTGGAGGAGCTGGCCACGCTCCAGGGTGGTGAACCGAGCTGCGCGTTGCACATCCGCCGGGCCCGTTACCTGGCCGCCGCCGGTCGCTCCGCGTTGGCCGAGGAGGAGTACCAGCGGGCGTTGAAGGCGGCGGACTGCTCCCCGCGCGACCGCGCCGCGGCCGCCGCGCGCCTGGCCGAGTTGTTGCTGCACCTGGGCCGGTACGCCGATGCCGGTGACCGGGCACGCGAGGCGCTGGCGCTGGCCGAGAACGTGGAGGGGTCCGTCACCGAGGTCGTGCTCGCCAGCTCGGCGCTGGGCTTCAGCGACGCCTTCCTGGAGGATCCGGACGCCGGCCTGGCGGTCATGCGCGACGCCCTCGACACCGCCGAACGCGCCGGCCGTCCCGAGGACGTGGCCTGCGCGTACCTGCACCTGGCGGAGTTGCTGACCGGGCCGCTGAACATCCTCGAAGAGGGTGTGGTGGTGGCCCGGCGGGGTGCCGAACGGGTGGCCGAGCTGGGGTTGGGCCGCACCTGGGGCACCCGGCTGTTGGCCATCGCCATCAACGGGTTGTTCCGGGTCGGTCAGTGGGCCGAGGCGGAGAAGGTCGTCGCCGTAGCGTTGCGGCAGCGACCGTCCGGTGCGGACGCCGTCGAGTTGCTGCTCGCCCGGTGCCGGCTCTCGGTGGGCTACGGCGACATCGAGGCCGCCGGTCGGGACCTGGACGCCGTGGCGACCCTGCTCGCCGGCGGCGGGGCGCGGCACGTCATCCCGCTGCTCACCCTGCGCTCCGGGCTGGCCATGTGGGAGGGCCGGCACGACGTGGCGCGGCTGGCGGTGCAGCGCGGCCTCACCGAGAGCCGCTCCGACGACGTGATGATCCTGTCCGCCCTGGTCTGGCACGGCCTGCGCGCCGAGGCGGAGGCGCACGCCAGCCGCACCCTGGAGGTGGACCCGACGGCGGTGCGCCGACTGCGCGACGTCGCCGACCGGATGGCCCGCAAGAGCGCCGGCGCGGCCCGACCGGTGCGCTCGGTCGTGGAGGGGTTCCTGGCGCTCTGCGCCGCCGAGGTCAGCCGCCTCGACGGCAGTGACCCGGAGCTGTGGGCGACCTCGGTCGCCGAGTGGGACCGGCGTAACCACCCCTATCCGGCGGCGTACTCGCGGCTGCGGCAGGCCGAGGCGTTGTTGGCTCGGCGCAGTCGGCTGGCGACCGCCGGCAAGCTGTTGCGCGAGGCGTACGAGGTGGCGCAGGGGTTGGGCGCGGTGCCGTTGACCTCGGAGATCCGCGAGCTGGCCGGGCGGGCCCGGGTGTCGCTGGAGGAGAGCGACACCACCGCCGGGGCCACCCGGGGGGCACCGGCCCAGGCGTCCGACGACGAGTTGGCGGCGCTGACCGCGCGGGAGCGGGAAGTGCTCGCGTTGGTCGCGGAGGGGCTGACCAACAAGGAGATCGGGCAGCGGCTGTTCATCAGCGAGCGGACCATCGGGGTGCACGTCTCGCACATCTTCGACAAGTTGCAGGTCCGCACCCGCGTTCAGGCCAGCGCGATCCAGCTGCGTAACCACCGGGGCTGA
- a CDS encoding class I SAM-dependent methyltransferase produces the protein MTTTAYDEYVRSHWSGRAAAYDRSLAALCAHPAPALLDAAHVGAGTRVLDAGTGSGTVAGLASARGAVVVAVDAEPSMVELTRRRVPSAEEVRLAALPRLPFASGSFDAAVANFVINHVGDPLAALDELRRVVRSGGRIAVTVWPDPAPEAQSLWGTVFDTAGVDRPTAPTVDADRDFPRTPDGLGGLLDAAGLADVRCETITWAHRTDPETWWSGPANGISKPGLVLIAQPPDVLARIRAVYDEVTAPYRDADGLLALPTAALLASATVP, from the coding sequence ATGACGACGACTGCCTACGACGAGTACGTGCGGTCGCACTGGTCCGGGCGGGCTGCCGCGTACGACCGCAGCCTCGCCGCGCTCTGCGCCCATCCGGCACCAGCGCTGTTGGACGCCGCGCACGTCGGTGCGGGCACGCGGGTGCTCGATGCCGGCACCGGATCCGGGACCGTGGCCGGGTTGGCGAGCGCCCGTGGCGCGGTCGTCGTCGCCGTCGACGCCGAGCCGAGCATGGTGGAGTTGACGCGCCGCCGTGTCCCGTCGGCCGAGGAGGTCCGCCTCGCGGCACTGCCGCGCCTCCCGTTCGCCTCCGGATCCTTCGACGCGGCGGTGGCGAACTTCGTCATCAACCACGTGGGTGATCCGCTCGCCGCGCTGGACGAGCTGCGACGGGTCGTCCGGTCGGGCGGCCGGATCGCGGTGACGGTGTGGCCGGACCCCGCGCCCGAGGCGCAGAGCCTGTGGGGGACGGTCTTCGACACCGCCGGGGTCGACCGTCCGACCGCGCCGACGGTGGACGCGGACCGGGACTTCCCCCGTACCCCGGATGGTCTCGGCGGGTTGCTCGACGCCGCTGGTCTCGCCGACGTGCGTTGCGAGACGATCACGTGGGCGCATCGCACCGACCCCGAGACGTGGTGGAGCGGCCCCGCCAACGGCATCAGCAAGCCCGGCCTGGTGCTGATCGCCCAACCTCCGGACGTGCTGGCCCGCATCCGGGCCGTGTACGACGAGGTGACCGCTCCCTACCGGGACGCGGACGGCCTGCTCGCGCTGCCCACGGCGGCACTGCTGGCCTCGGCGACCGTGCCCTAG
- a CDS encoding adenylate/guanylate cyclase domain-containing protein, producing MTSSIVVVDPRRTGTGHWPVPVERRIVTVLFADIVGSTGLVDRLDPEDVRALQRAYFDAVAGVLHRWQGVVEKYVGDAVMALFGARHSDGFDAYRAVRAGLEIQAALDRRPMVDDIKLRVRVGVATGEVVVDLGGAVSGGHGVASGAVITTAARLQEYAEPGAVALCAATAGATAGLITQRQLVAVPVASRVPPMPVWHAVGPVRPGTDRHDGPLIGRRRELATIRDQVSRAVREQSPRWLSLVGPTGSGRSRLLHELTRGLTTVDGRPVRWCVATCQPYPDQALAPAADLLRGLAGVRHGDGPAVVHDRLVAALTSLFPPERVAAAIPALQRFLTSPDSSSAALAGAAACRDVLLRLAAHQPLVVAVDDVDRAAPAMSRFLHALFTAATARGLPLALITLHQPQWADTRPSPARRMTIGPLATVQSGRLLRHLLTRAGQPVTLVDRLLPLVGGRPGHAAAYVASLVDGADPVALALPEALRRVVGAELDTLDGERRAVLMAAATLGGVICGDAVDRALGWPPGRSAPTLRALVAAGLLLPRRVGGYAFAAPALRQVAAERLPRALRAVFGRRVADVVDLDTVHPNVVRADVDRAGADPAGAGRAAASSKAVRRAEGVPRAEVVPLDAVRARNSRLGAAVARTNRLDAVFAMSPSDVSRHRPRSPTVTTSPAASTSGTDPRLRAVPSTGGVPPTRGSTRATHAGGQRAPGADRASPAIRVVPAVPGSAERTAPADVGSPPGVVRALPRPPATHWGDGLAASA from the coding sequence ATGACCAGCAGCATCGTCGTCGTCGACCCGCGACGGACCGGCACCGGGCACTGGCCGGTGCCGGTGGAGAGACGCATCGTCACCGTCCTCTTCGCGGACATCGTCGGCTCCACCGGCCTGGTGGACCGGCTCGACCCGGAGGACGTCCGCGCCCTGCAACGGGCCTACTTCGACGCCGTCGCCGGCGTGCTGCACCGCTGGCAGGGTGTCGTGGAGAAGTACGTCGGCGACGCGGTGATGGCCCTCTTCGGCGCTCGGCACTCGGACGGCTTCGACGCGTACCGGGCGGTGCGCGCCGGGCTCGAGATCCAGGCCGCGCTGGACCGCCGGCCGATGGTCGACGACATCAAACTGCGCGTGCGCGTCGGTGTCGCCACCGGCGAGGTCGTCGTCGACCTGGGCGGTGCCGTCAGTGGCGGGCACGGGGTGGCCAGCGGCGCGGTGATCACCACCGCCGCCCGTCTGCAGGAGTACGCGGAGCCCGGCGCGGTGGCGCTCTGTGCGGCCACCGCAGGCGCCACCGCCGGCCTGATCACCCAACGTCAGCTGGTGGCGGTGCCGGTGGCCAGCCGGGTGCCTCCGATGCCGGTCTGGCACGCGGTCGGCCCGGTACGCCCCGGCACCGACCGCCACGACGGCCCGCTGATCGGTCGTCGCCGCGAACTGGCCACCATCCGCGACCAGGTGAGCCGGGCCGTCCGCGAGCAGAGCCCGAGGTGGCTGTCGCTGGTCGGCCCGACCGGCAGTGGCCGCAGCCGCCTGCTGCACGAGCTGACCCGTGGGCTGACCACCGTGGACGGCCGGCCGGTGCGCTGGTGTGTGGCGACCTGCCAGCCGTACCCCGATCAGGCTCTGGCGCCCGCCGCCGACCTGCTCCGCGGCCTCGCCGGGGTGCGGCACGGCGACGGCCCGGCGGTGGTCCACGACCGGTTGGTCGCCGCCCTGACGTCGCTGTTCCCGCCGGAACGGGTCGCGGCGGCGATCCCGGCCCTGCAGCGGTTCCTGACCAGCCCGGACAGCTCGTCGGCCGCGCTGGCGGGGGCGGCGGCCTGCCGCGACGTCCTGCTGCGCCTGGCCGCGCACCAACCGCTCGTCGTCGCCGTGGACGACGTGGACCGGGCGGCGCCCGCGATGAGCCGGTTCCTGCACGCGCTGTTCACCGCGGCGACGGCGCGCGGTCTGCCGCTCGCCCTGATCACCCTGCACCAACCGCAGTGGGCCGATACCCGGCCCAGCCCGGCGCGACGGATGACGATCGGACCACTGGCCACGGTGCAGTCCGGGCGGCTGCTGCGCCACCTGCTCACCCGGGCCGGACAGCCGGTGACCCTGGTCGACCGGCTGCTGCCACTGGTGGGAGGCCGACCCGGGCACGCGGCGGCGTACGTCGCGTCGCTCGTGGACGGCGCCGACCCGGTGGCGCTCGCCCTGCCCGAGGCGCTACGCCGGGTCGTCGGCGCCGAGCTGGACACCCTCGACGGTGAACGGCGGGCGGTGCTGATGGCCGCCGCCACCCTCGGCGGGGTGATCTGCGGCGACGCCGTCGACCGGGCCCTCGGCTGGCCGCCCGGCCGGTCCGCGCCCACGCTACGGGCATTGGTCGCCGCCGGGCTGCTGCTCCCCCGCCGTGTCGGTGGGTACGCGTTCGCCGCGCCCGCGCTGCGTCAGGTCGCCGCCGAGCGCCTGCCCCGCGCGTTGCGGGCCGTCTTCGGCCGCCGCGTCGCCGACGTCGTGGACCTCGACACCGTCCACCCCAACGTCGTCCGCGCCGACGTCGACCGCGCCGGCGCTGACCCGGCAGGCGCCGGTCGTGCTGCCGCCAGCAGCAAGGCCGTACGGCGCGCCGAGGGCGTACCGCGCGCCGAGGTCGTGCCCCTCGACGCCGTTCGTGCGCGGAACAGCCGGCTCGGCGCCGCCGTCGCGCGCACCAACCGCCTCGACGCCGTCTTCGCGATGTCGCCCTCCGACGTGTCGCGCCACCGCCCCCGCAGCCCGACGGTGACCACCTCACCGGCCGCGTCCACCAGCGGAACGGACCCGAGGCTCCGGGCCGTCCCGTCGACGGGCGGCGTGCCGCCGACCCGAGGGTCTACGAGGGCTACCCATGCGGGCGGGCAGCGGGCACCCGGTGCGGACCGGGCCTCGCCAGCGATCCGCGTCGTGCCTGCCGTGCCGGGGTCAGCCGAACGCACCGCGCCTGCCGACGTCGGGAGTCCACCTGGGGTGGTGCGCGCCCTGCCACGCCCTCCGGCGACCCATTGGGGGGACGGTCTGGCCGCCTCGGCGTGA
- a CDS encoding BTAD domain-containing putative transcriptional regulator: protein MLLRVLGPLEVEVDTGGPVDLGGPRQRAVLALLLAARGEVVPVGRMIEDLWRGAPPPRAIASLQAYVSHLRRLLEPARERRAPARVLVTAPPGYAIRVPTDAVDAGRFEALLAEARAVNAAEPGHARRLLDAGLDLWRGPAYAEFAEEPWAQPEVLRLEELRLAARELLLDVTVRGGGAAEAVPEAEVLTRQAPLREESWRLLALALWRTGRQGDALAALRRARATLADQLGLDPGPALVELESAILGQRVDLLAPVATTAASVAAPASEEVFVGREAELAALGRAATEAATNGPRVALVSGEAGAGKTTLLARFREELGSRGWLVTVGRCPEVEGAPPAWPWVEALRQLAEQVPPGGLAPALAPLLGGGDGEAGGDVAAGRFRLHRAVGAWLGEAAAGRPVAVVLDDLHAADAETLLLLNSVTEMTTGAALFVAAMRPTDNRERLADTMAVLARRSPHRIQLGGLTTAQVERMLGALARTPLDSDTVAALTERTGGNPFYVRESARLLAAEGTLVATSEVPEGVRDVLRRRLTRLPPSAVSVLRLAATLGREADLRTLVDASDTDEASTLEAVEVGLTAGLLTEPAPGRVRFVHGLVRDTVYTDLSHLRRTRLHARVADATRRLAPEDYPSLAHHYARAASADTAALAVDYAVRAAELAERRYAYDTAIEVLGHALDAAATVAGDRDALRVDLLGRLLRAQARAGAVAAARATRARAIDVAAASGRDDLLVAAFTAWTVPTPWLTHAYGVVDHRVVELLTRLLRTGDLDPVARCRLLDALATELDGEADPRGAASGREALALSRRLDDPELRALGLAARVRTMSYEREARHRRDLALELRDLADENGLVTYRSVAEQVLGHCAAALNEPGELRASVARHGWLADTYQLNEAQVIHLCALGAIAHVAGDFVAARRHYDEVAVQMRRQGSLHAEAFHYFSVATLLISQGRFGEHVEATLRVRESLGPIVDDLLALALIDSGRVDEARAMPLGRHTYRPDYFESALLSVRGMVIVALGRRDLAQPVIDALLPVRDQLAGFATTAAVVRPVALTLGELFRLLGRTEEATRHFTLAAGVARRWESPHWLAAATAALAD, encoded by the coding sequence ATGCTGCTACGGGTGCTCGGGCCGCTTGAGGTCGAGGTCGACACAGGCGGACCGGTCGACCTCGGCGGCCCCCGTCAACGCGCCGTGCTCGCGCTGCTGCTGGCGGCCCGAGGCGAGGTCGTCCCCGTCGGTCGGATGATCGAGGATCTGTGGCGGGGTGCCCCTCCGCCCCGGGCGATCGCCTCCCTGCAGGCGTACGTCTCGCACCTGCGCCGCCTGTTGGAACCCGCCCGGGAACGCCGGGCACCGGCGCGGGTCCTGGTGACCGCGCCGCCCGGCTACGCGATCCGGGTGCCTACCGACGCCGTGGACGCCGGCCGGTTCGAGGCGCTTCTCGCCGAGGCACGGGCGGTCAACGCCGCCGAGCCGGGCCACGCACGGCGGCTGCTGGACGCCGGGCTCGACCTGTGGCGCGGGCCCGCGTACGCCGAGTTCGCCGAGGAGCCGTGGGCCCAGCCGGAGGTGCTGCGGCTGGAGGAGCTGCGCCTCGCCGCGCGGGAGCTGCTGCTCGACGTGACAGTGCGTGGGGGCGGCGCGGCCGAGGCGGTGCCGGAGGCGGAGGTGCTCACCCGGCAGGCGCCACTGCGGGAGGAGAGTTGGCGGCTGTTGGCGCTGGCGTTGTGGCGTACCGGTCGGCAGGGCGACGCCCTCGCCGCGCTGCGTCGCGCCCGGGCGACGCTGGCCGACCAGCTCGGCCTGGACCCGGGTCCGGCCCTGGTCGAGCTGGAGTCCGCGATCCTGGGTCAGCGTGTCGACCTGCTTGCGCCGGTGGCCACGACGGCGGCGAGCGTCGCCGCCCCGGCGAGCGAGGAGGTGTTCGTCGGACGGGAGGCCGAGCTGGCCGCCCTCGGGCGGGCGGCCACCGAGGCCGCGACGAACGGGCCGCGCGTCGCGCTCGTCAGCGGCGAGGCCGGCGCGGGCAAGACGACGCTGCTCGCCCGGTTCCGGGAGGAACTCGGCTCCCGCGGCTGGCTGGTCACCGTCGGCCGCTGCCCGGAGGTCGAGGGCGCTCCACCGGCCTGGCCGTGGGTCGAGGCGCTGCGGCAGCTCGCCGAGCAGGTGCCGCCGGGAGGGCTCGCACCGGCGCTCGCGCCGCTGCTCGGCGGCGGCGACGGCGAGGCGGGTGGTGACGTCGCCGCGGGCCGGTTCCGCCTGCACCGCGCGGTCGGCGCGTGGTTGGGCGAGGCCGCGGCCGGAAGACCGGTCGCGGTCGTCCTGGACGACCTGCACGCCGCCGACGCCGAGACGCTGCTCCTGCTGAACAGCGTCACCGAGATGACCACCGGCGCCGCGCTGTTCGTCGCGGCGATGCGGCCCACCGACAACCGCGAGCGGCTCGCCGACACGATGGCCGTCCTGGCCCGGCGGTCACCCCACCGGATCCAGTTGGGCGGCCTGACCACGGCCCAGGTCGAGCGGATGCTCGGCGCGCTGGCCCGGACCCCCCTCGACTCCGACACGGTCGCCGCGCTGACCGAACGCACCGGGGGAAACCCGTTCTACGTACGCGAGTCGGCCCGGCTGCTCGCCGCCGAGGGCACGCTCGTCGCCACCTCCGAGGTGCCGGAGGGGGTACGCGACGTGCTGCGCCGCCGACTCACCCGCCTGCCGCCGTCGGCGGTCTCGGTGCTGCGCCTCGCCGCCACCCTGGGGCGGGAGGCGGACCTGCGGACACTCGTCGACGCCTCCGACACCGACGAGGCGTCCACCCTCGAAGCCGTGGAGGTCGGGTTGACCGCCGGCCTGCTCACCGAACCGGCGCCCGGGCGGGTGCGCTTCGTGCACGGCCTGGTCCGCGACACCGTCTACACCGACCTGTCCCACCTGCGCCGGACCCGCCTGCACGCCCGGGTCGCCGACGCCACCCGCCGACTGGCACCCGAGGACTACCCGTCGCTGGCCCACCACTACGCCCGCGCCGCGTCGGCCGACACCGCCGCGCTCGCCGTCGACTACGCCGTCCGCGCCGCCGAGCTGGCCGAGCGGCGGTACGCGTACGACACCGCGATCGAGGTACTGGGCCACGCGCTCGACGCCGCCGCGACGGTCGCCGGGGACCGCGACGCGCTGCGGGTCGATCTGCTCGGCCGACTGCTGCGCGCCCAGGCGCGGGCCGGCGCGGTGGCCGCCGCCCGGGCGACCCGCGCCCGGGCGATCGACGTCGCCGCCGCGTCCGGTCGGGACGACCTGCTGGTCGCGGCGTTCACCGCGTGGACCGTCCCGACGCCGTGGCTGACGCACGCGTACGGCGTGGTGGACCACCGGGTCGTGGAACTGCTCACCCGGCTCCTGCGGACCGGCGACCTGGACCCGGTCGCCCGCTGTCGACTGCTCGACGCGCTCGCCACCGAGCTGGACGGCGAGGCGGACCCTCGGGGCGCGGCGTCCGGGCGGGAGGCGCTGGCGTTGTCACGGCGGCTGGACGATCCCGAACTGCGCGCGCTCGGGCTGGCCGCGCGGGTCCGCACCATGAGCTACGAACGGGAAGCACGGCACCGTCGGGACCTGGCTTTGGAGCTGCGCGACCTCGCCGACGAGAACGGGCTGGTGACGTACCGCTCGGTCGCCGAGCAGGTGCTCGGCCACTGCGCCGCCGCGCTCAACGAGCCGGGCGAGCTCCGCGCCAGTGTCGCCCGCCACGGGTGGCTGGCCGACACGTACCAACTCAACGAGGCGCAGGTCATCCACCTGTGTGCCCTGGGTGCCATCGCGCACGTCGCCGGTGACTTCGTCGCGGCGCGGCGACACTACGACGAGGTCGCCGTGCAGATGCGGCGGCAGGGTTCGCTGCACGCCGAGGCCTTCCACTACTTCTCCGTGGCGACCCTGCTGATCAGCCAGGGACGCTTCGGTGAGCACGTGGAGGCCACCCTGCGGGTACGCGAGTCGTTGGGGCCGATCGTGGACGACCTGCTGGCGCTGGCGCTGATCGACAGCGGGCGGGTGGACGAGGCGCGGGCCATGCCGCTCGGGCGGCACACCTACCGCCCCGACTACTTCGAGTCGGCGCTGCTGAGCGTACGCGGGATGGTCATCGTGGCGCTGGGCCGACGGGACCTGGCCCAACCGGTGATCGACGCCCTGCTCCCGGTACGCGACCAACTGGCCGGTTTCGCCACCACCGCGGCCGTGGTACGGCCGGTCGCGTTGACGCTCGGGG
- a CDS encoding YciI family protein — MEFLCYHRDRPGSGALRDELLAEHWSYMDRFATEMIARGPTLSGDTATGSVHIVDLPDSAAARAFAFDEPNYQAGVYRDVLVRRWRNTLGRTMWDFPGGRTGGDRYLVLGLGEGQAVDLAVPPDPDELIAYGPLLSDDGGTWLGTAALLRASSRDAARAILTVDRYADVEVHDWQFGGRPA; from the coding sequence ATGGAATTCCTGTGCTACCACCGTGACCGGCCCGGCTCGGGGGCGCTACGCGACGAGTTGTTGGCCGAGCACTGGTCCTACATGGACCGGTTCGCTACCGAGATGATCGCTCGCGGCCCGACTCTGTCCGGTGACACTGCCACCGGCAGCGTGCACATCGTCGATCTGCCCGACTCGGCCGCCGCGCGGGCGTTCGCCTTCGACGAGCCCAACTACCAGGCCGGCGTCTACCGGGATGTGCTGGTGCGCCGGTGGCGCAACACGCTGGGCCGCACGATGTGGGACTTCCCGGGCGGTCGGACCGGCGGTGACAGGTACCTGGTGCTCGGTCTCGGGGAGGGGCAGGCCGTCGACCTGGCCGTGCCACCCGACCCGGACGAGCTGATCGCGTACGGGCCGCTGCTGTCCGACGACGGCGGCACGTGGCTGGGCACCGCCGCGCTGCTTCGGGCGTCGTCCCGGGACGCGGCCCGCGCCATCCTGACCGTGGACCGGTACGCCGACGTCGAGGTGCACGACTGGCAGTTCGGCGGGCGACCGGCCTGA
- a CDS encoding DUF5995 family protein — protein sequence MTEPVWGPVHRDIVDLLADHPADVPAVVDHLTKLQDLLVRLPPLEESCPLADFNKLYLTITSSVLDGLYDDRFVDPAFLSRLDVEFAARYFDAMRLWTDSSPGTPKAWSCLFERMRGPDARPLPSAAAGVNAHINFDLPFALVTTFDHLESEPVDGSDQHRDYLEINNIFADKIPGLRRGYLERWQLLIDMLNGDIDDWYQGELVEYTRDVAWRNAQRIWRCRHDPDAHECERTRLDDNAAALGRLLLSPLGAFLQ from the coding sequence ATGACCGAACCGGTCTGGGGGCCCGTTCACCGGGACATCGTCGACTTGCTCGCCGACCATCCCGCGGACGTGCCGGCCGTCGTCGATCATCTCACCAAGCTCCAGGATCTGCTGGTGCGGCTTCCTCCGTTGGAGGAGAGCTGCCCCCTCGCCGACTTCAACAAGCTCTACCTGACCATCACCAGCAGCGTCCTCGACGGGCTGTACGACGATCGCTTCGTCGACCCGGCGTTCCTGTCCCGGCTCGACGTGGAGTTCGCCGCGCGGTACTTCGACGCGATGCGGTTGTGGACCGACTCCAGCCCGGGCACCCCGAAGGCGTGGTCGTGTCTCTTCGAGCGGATGCGGGGGCCGGACGCCCGCCCGCTGCCCTCGGCGGCGGCCGGGGTGAACGCGCACATCAACTTCGACCTGCCGTTCGCGTTGGTGACCACGTTCGACCACCTGGAGTCGGAGCCGGTCGACGGTAGCGACCAGCACCGCGACTACCTGGAGATCAACAACATCTTCGCCGACAAGATCCCCGGCCTGCGCCGTGGCTATCTGGAGCGGTGGCAGTTGCTCATCGACATGCTCAACGGCGACATCGACGACTGGTACCAGGGGGAACTGGTCGAGTACACCCGCGATGTCGCCTGGCGCAACGCACAGAGGATCTGGCGGTGCCGGCACGATCCGGACGCCCACGAGTGTGAGCGCACGCGGTTGGACGACAACGCCGCCGCGCTCGGCCGGCTGTTGCTTTCGCCCCTCGGGGCGTTCCTGCAGTAG